The genome window ATCTTAAGTTAATTCATATTTTCAGCTTTTTATATAAATCAATTTATAAGTTAAACATAAGGCTACTCTTTTATAATAATACTAAATATTATTTGTTTTACTTCCTTTTCCAAAAGTATTCTCCCAATCCTCTATAAATTTATCTACACTCCAATCAGTTAATGGATGATTCATCATAGATTTACAAATATCATAAGGTACTGTAACACTATGCACTCCATGTTGCATTAATTCTATAACCTGTTGTGCATTTTTAAAACTTGCTGCAAGTACTTTTGTATCCATTTTATAAGTATCTATTATTTTTATAAGTTCTGAAACCATAGATACCCCATCCCCAGATATATTATCAAGTCTATTTACATAAGGTGCAATATAATTTGCTCCAGCCTTTGCCGCTAGAAATCCTTGATGAGCTGTAAATATTGCAGTAGCAGTTATTTTTATTCCTTTTTTATGAAGGTCTTTTATAGCTCTTAAACCATCTTGCGTTACAGGTATTTTTACATATATATTTTTTCTCAAGCTACTTATATATAATGCTTCTTCTAATATTTCTTCATACTTTGTACTTAACACCTGAGCATGTATAGGCATATCTTCACCTATAATTTCACCAATTTCACTTATAAGTTGCTCAAAATTCTTTTTTTCTTTTGAAATAATACTTGGATTTGTAGTTACACCATCTATTGGTAAGCAAGTACATAACTCCTTAATTTCCTCCACATTACCTGTATCTAAGATTAGTTGCATTAAAATATCCCCCTTTAATCTTTATTTATTCTTATTATATATTTATTTGGTATTATTTTCAATATTTTGTTATTGTTTTTTCTTCTTTATTATTGTTTTAGTTTTCTATTTAATTTTATAATTTCTTTATTTATTAAATTCTAAATAGATGATTAAAAAAAACATACTTTTTATATTAAATTAATTTTGTATTTCATGTTAAAATAGTTGATATATTGTATTTTATCTTATAATATTTACTATAATACTATATTGGGAAAAGAGGTAGAAAATGTTTGCAGAAGAAAGAATTCAAGCTATATTAAATATCCTAAAAAAAGAAGGTAGAGTTACTGTAAAAGAGCTCAGTTCTAAGTTTAATGTTACAGAAGATTGTATCAGAAAAGATTTGAAAAATATAGAAAAAATCTCTTCAATACGAAGAATTTATGGAGGAGCTGTATTAGCAAGAGAAACTCTAGAAAATCAGGACACAAAAGATAGAAAAGAAATTAATATCCCGACAAAGAAAATAATAGCAGAAAAAGCATTTAATTTAATTGCAGATAGAGAAACTATTTTTTTAGACATCTCTACAATTAATATCTTGCTTGCAAAGTTATTAGCTGAAAGTAATAAAAAAGTAACACTTGTTACAAATATGTTGGACATACTAAATGTAGTTACTTCAAAACCAAATAATTTAAATATAATTTCCACTGGAGGTTTATTAAATCTCAGTCTAGATGGTTTTGTCGGTACTCCAACTATAGAGTTTATATCTAAATATAAATTTGATAAGACTTTTATGGGTAGTTGTGGAGTGGATGTATTCAACTCTTCACTTACAACTTTTGAAATTGAAGATGGTCTGACAAAAAAAGCTATAATAAATTCAAGTAAAAAGGTGTTTATAGTTATGGAAGATAAAAAATTTAAATTTGATGGAAATTTCAAATTTGCTCATTTAGAAGATATTAGTTCTATAATTACAGAAAAAACTCCTACTCCTGATATAGTAGATAT of Clostridioides sp. ES-S-0054-01 contains these proteins:
- the fsa gene encoding fructose-6-phosphate aldolase yields the protein MQLILDTGNVEEIKELCTCLPIDGVTTNPSIISKEKKNFEQLISEIGEIIGEDMPIHAQVLSTKYEEILEEALYISSLRKNIYVKIPVTQDGLRAIKDLHKKGIKITATAIFTAHQGFLAAKAGANYIAPYVNRLDNISGDGVSMVSELIKIIDTYKMDTKVLAASFKNAQQVIELMQHGVHSVTVPYDICKSMMNHPLTDWSVDKFIEDWENTFGKGSKTNNI
- a CDS encoding DeoR/GlpR transcriptional regulator — its product is MFAEERIQAILNILKKEGRVTVKELSSKFNVTEDCIRKDLKNIEKISSIRRIYGGAVLARETLENQDTKDRKEINIPTKKIIAEKAFNLIADRETIFLDISTINILLAKLLAESNKKVTLVTNMLDILNVVTSKPNNLNIISTGGLLNLSLDGFVGTPTIEFISKYKFDKTFMGSCGVDVFNSSLTTFEIEDGLTKKAIINSSKKVFIVMEDKKFKFDGNFKFAHLEDISSIITEKTPTPDIVDILSEFNVNVL